One region of Kytococcus sedentarius DSM 20547 genomic DNA includes:
- the nadC gene encoding carboxylating nicotinate-nucleotide diphosphorylase, with protein sequence MSTADTCSAGATRPSATHGSPRPRDVDALVAAALAEDVGEIGDVTARATIPADATGAAVVVAREAGVVSGLDFVVAAFEQVDPRLTVQLLAADGDRVAPGAHLVRVAGPSRGIVTGERVALNFLGLLSGVATTTARLVEEVAGTGAQVVDTRKTVPGLRAAQKRAVRHGGGANHRLGLHDAVMVKDNHIALAGGVTAVLERLASGPDAPGHMVRIEVEVDTLDQLRELAAFERRRLDAGARPVVDVVLLDNMGPDGVAGAVALLRAAGLHPVVEVSGGVAPAAGEPSAAGELGGHSPARALALAGADVLSSGALTHSARWLDVTLEDEPVRGCRAAR encoded by the coding sequence ATGAGCACCGCTGACACCTGTTCCGCCGGCGCGACTCGCCCTTCGGCCACGCACGGCTCCCCGCGACCGCGCGACGTCGACGCCCTGGTGGCCGCTGCGTTGGCCGAGGACGTGGGCGAGATCGGCGACGTCACCGCCCGCGCCACCATCCCCGCCGACGCCACCGGTGCCGCCGTGGTCGTCGCGCGAGAGGCCGGCGTGGTGTCCGGGCTGGACTTCGTGGTGGCCGCGTTCGAGCAGGTGGACCCTCGGCTGACCGTCCAGCTCCTGGCCGCCGACGGAGACCGCGTGGCCCCCGGTGCCCACCTGGTGCGTGTGGCGGGGCCGAGCCGCGGCATCGTCACCGGTGAGCGGGTGGCGCTGAACTTCCTGGGGCTGCTCAGCGGTGTCGCCACGACCACGGCTCGGCTGGTGGAGGAGGTCGCCGGCACTGGCGCGCAGGTGGTGGACACCCGCAAGACCGTCCCCGGCCTGCGCGCGGCGCAGAAGCGCGCGGTGCGCCACGGCGGGGGAGCCAATCACCGCCTCGGGCTGCACGACGCGGTGATGGTGAAGGACAACCACATCGCCCTGGCCGGCGGGGTGACGGCGGTGCTGGAGCGGCTCGCCTCCGGGCCGGATGCGCCGGGGCACATGGTCCGCATCGAGGTGGAGGTTGACACGCTCGACCAGCTGCGCGAGTTGGCGGCCTTCGAGCGGCGCCGACTCGATGCCGGTGCGCGGCCGGTGGTGGACGTCGTGCTGCTGGACAACATGGGGCCCGATGGTGTGGCCGGTGCCGTGGCGTTGCTCCGGGCCGCGGGCCTGCACCCGGTGGTGGAGGTCTCTGGTGGGGTCGCCCCTGCGGCCGGAGAGCCCTCCGCGGCCGGCGAGCTTGGTGGCCACTCCCCGGCCCGCGCGCTCGCCCTCGCTGGAGCCGACGTGCTCAGCTCCGGGGCACTCACCCACTCCGCCCGGTGGCTCGACGTGACGCTCGAGGACGAGCCGGTACGGGGGTGCCGGGCCGCGCGCTAG
- a CDS encoding FAD-binding protein yields MSAREESSLGTAARVGASADAAAPVSAPVVVVGAGLAGMVTALRLAPTPVLLVSPLEPGRGGSTELAQGGLAAAMGTGDTPAAHAVDTHAAGGGLCDAATVTRVTDAGPDVVAELTALGVTWDRTASGPPHAGAMCGALSLGREGGHGRHRIVHAGDRTGAAIAATLADAVSSAPHITHLASVVTEVVTGGSDSADPAGRSGSGSAGLLSDDPGRVTGVVVRTAGGTHRIATDRVVLATGGYAGLYALTTNPSTTRGAGLALAARAGARLADLEFVQFHPTALDLAATPAGATPAAATGRTLPALGSAETAASLGRLPLLTEAAASLGRLPLLTEALRGAGAVLLSDGHRFVDEVAPRDVVAAAVHAERRAGRRVELDCRAVPDLDRFTALSATAAAAGLDPRRDPLPVCPAAHYSMGGVLTDARARTDVPGLWAVGEVACTGLHGANRLASNSLLEAVTTGRAAAEDLAAWSGGGPRSADAADASHAADAADDRCRPPADPLAAWHDGWRSPVAPHRTIRADAVDLALAGTPRDAAPPASAVTGDPASRRHVLGPDTVVSELLSVHAGVVRTRDGVQHALTALADRPGDDALVARLLLRSALRRAESVGGHRWGAPDPAAPGAAAPGAVALESAAAEACVAPGATLTASGVGR; encoded by the coding sequence GTGAGTGCCCGGGAGGAGAGTTCGCTGGGCACCGCCGCCCGGGTGGGTGCGAGCGCCGATGCCGCCGCGCCGGTGAGTGCCCCCGTGGTCGTCGTCGGCGCGGGTCTGGCCGGCATGGTCACCGCGCTGCGCCTCGCGCCGACGCCGGTGCTGCTCGTCTCCCCGCTGGAGCCGGGGCGGGGTGGGTCTACGGAGCTCGCGCAGGGTGGTCTGGCGGCCGCCATGGGCACCGGCGACACTCCGGCCGCGCATGCCGTCGACACCCACGCCGCGGGGGGCGGGCTGTGCGATGCGGCGACCGTCACCCGCGTGACCGACGCCGGCCCCGACGTGGTCGCCGAGCTGACCGCGCTCGGGGTGACCTGGGACCGGACCGCCAGCGGGCCCCCGCACGCGGGCGCCATGTGCGGCGCCCTGTCCCTCGGGCGCGAGGGAGGCCACGGACGACACCGCATCGTCCACGCCGGCGACCGGACCGGTGCCGCGATCGCCGCTACCCTGGCCGATGCGGTGAGCTCCGCCCCGCACATCACCCACCTCGCGAGTGTGGTTACCGAGGTGGTGACCGGTGGCAGCGACAGTGCGGACCCCGCAGGGCGTTCTGGGTCCGGTTCCGCGGGGCTGCTCTCCGACGACCCCGGCCGCGTCACCGGTGTGGTGGTGCGCACGGCCGGGGGCACGCACCGGATCGCCACCGACCGGGTCGTGCTGGCCACCGGGGGCTACGCAGGCCTGTACGCGCTGACCACGAACCCGTCCACCACTCGGGGTGCGGGCCTGGCACTCGCCGCCCGGGCCGGCGCGCGTCTGGCGGACCTGGAGTTCGTGCAGTTCCACCCCACCGCCCTGGACCTGGCCGCGACGCCGGCAGGCGCGACGCCGGCAGCCGCGACCGGTAGGACGTTGCCAGCCCTGGGCAGCGCCGAGACCGCCGCATCCCTCGGCCGCCTGCCGCTGCTCACCGAGGCCGCCGCATCCCTCGGCCGCCTGCCGCTGCTCACCGAGGCCCTCCGCGGCGCCGGGGCGGTGCTGCTCAGCGACGGGCATCGCTTCGTCGACGAGGTGGCCCCGCGTGACGTGGTCGCGGCCGCCGTCCACGCCGAGCGACGGGCCGGTCGACGGGTGGAGCTCGACTGCCGCGCCGTGCCGGACCTCGACCGCTTCACCGCACTGTCCGCCACCGCCGCCGCAGCCGGCCTGGACCCGCGCCGTGACCCGCTGCCGGTCTGCCCCGCGGCCCACTACTCGATGGGGGGCGTGCTCACCGACGCCCGCGCCCGCACCGACGTGCCCGGTCTGTGGGCCGTGGGTGAGGTCGCGTGCACCGGGCTCCACGGGGCCAACCGATTGGCGTCCAACTCACTCCTCGAGGCCGTGACCACCGGCCGCGCTGCGGCGGAGGACCTGGCCGCGTGGTCGGGGGGCGGTCCTCGCAGCGCCGACGCCGCCGACGCCTCGCATGCCGCCGACGCCGCCGATGACAGGTGCCGCCCGCCCGCGGACCCGCTGGCTGCCTGGCACGACGGGTGGCGCTCGCCCGTGGCGCCCCACCGCACGATCCGGGCAGACGCCGTAGACCTGGCCCTGGCCGGCACGCCGCGCGATGCCGCCCCACCCGCCAGCGCAGTGACCGGTGACCCGGCCAGCCGCCGGCACGTTCTCGGGCCCGACACGGTGGTCAGCGAGCTGCTCTCCGTGCACGCCGGGGTGGTCCGGACGCGTGACGGCGTCCAGCACGCCCTGACCGCACTGGCCGACCGCCCCGGTGACGACGCCCTCGTCGCCCGGTTGCTGCTGCGATCCGCCCTGCGACGCGCGGAATCGGTCGGCGGCCACCGGTGGGGTGCGCCTGATCCCGCCGCACCAGGGGCTGCTGCGCCCGGGGCTGTCGCGCTGGAGTCCGCCGCCGCGGAGGCCTGCGTGGCACCCGGGGCGACGCTCACCGCATCGGGGGTGGGCCGATGA
- the nadA gene encoding quinolinate synthase NadA, which yields MTTTSTSPSSAPSPTAAPSPTPSPATTSSAATPLATPRVRHRATEAERLDVAAAIEATREEYERVRHVIPAAEWATFAQDVVAIRELKRTRDAVVLAHNYQTPEIFHGVADLVGDSLALARMAQEVEAQTIVLAGVPFMAETAKLLNPGKTVLVPDAGAGCSLADGITVADIEALRAAHPGVPVVTYVNSSAAVKAASDICCTSGNVEKIVRHLGAERIICVPDEYLARNVAAATGVEVITHPARCEVHERFSVADIAQLRSERPGITVIAHPECSPEVVAAADVAGSTAQMRDHVTTHRPPQVALITECSMADNIRAAQPDLEYVQPCNLCPHMRRSTLAGIRAALETGGPQVTLDPATAAGARRAVERMLELS from the coding sequence GTGACCACCACCTCCACCTCGCCCAGCTCCGCGCCGTCGCCGACCGCCGCGCCGTCGCCGACGCCCTCGCCGGCCACCACCTCCTCCGCAGCCACGCCGCTGGCCACCCCCCGCGTCCGCCACCGAGCCACCGAGGCCGAGCGCCTCGACGTCGCGGCCGCCATCGAGGCCACCCGCGAGGAGTACGAGCGCGTCCGCCACGTCATCCCCGCTGCCGAGTGGGCCACGTTCGCCCAGGACGTCGTCGCCATCCGCGAGCTCAAGCGCACCCGGGACGCGGTGGTTCTGGCGCACAACTACCAGACCCCGGAGATCTTCCACGGCGTCGCGGACCTGGTGGGCGACTCCCTGGCCCTGGCGCGGATGGCCCAGGAGGTCGAGGCGCAGACCATCGTGCTGGCCGGTGTGCCCTTCATGGCCGAGACCGCCAAGCTCCTCAACCCCGGCAAGACCGTGCTGGTGCCCGACGCCGGCGCCGGCTGCTCGCTGGCCGACGGGATCACCGTGGCCGACATCGAGGCCCTGCGCGCAGCCCACCCGGGCGTCCCGGTGGTCACCTACGTCAACTCCAGCGCCGCCGTGAAGGCCGCCAGCGACATCTGCTGCACCTCGGGCAACGTCGAGAAGATCGTCCGCCACCTGGGCGCCGAGAGGATCATCTGCGTGCCCGACGAGTACCTCGCCCGCAACGTCGCGGCAGCCACCGGGGTGGAGGTCATCACCCACCCTGCGCGCTGCGAGGTGCATGAGCGCTTCTCCGTGGCCGACATCGCCCAGCTGCGCAGCGAGCGCCCCGGCATCACCGTCATCGCGCACCCCGAGTGCTCGCCCGAGGTGGTGGCCGCGGCCGACGTCGCCGGCTCCACCGCGCAGATGCGCGACCACGTGACCACCCACCGCCCGCCGCAGGTCGCGCTGATCACCGAGTGCTCCATGGCGGACAACATCCGCGCCGCGCAGCCGGACCTGGAGTACGTCCAGCCGTGCAACCTGTGCCCGCACATGCGCCGCTCGACCCTGGCCGGCATCCGCGCCGCGCTGGAGACCGGCGGGCCCCAGGTCACGCTCGACCCCGCCACGGCCGCGGGTGCCCGCCGCGCCGTCGAGCGGATGCTGGAGCTCTCGTGA